The Sporosarcina luteola genome contains a region encoding:
- a CDS encoding gamma carbonic anhydrase family protein produces MLVPYKGDKPELHPTVFVAPGAKVIGNVQVGEESTIWFNTVLRGDEGPITIGKRCSIQDNSTIHLYEGAPVVVEDEVTVGHNVILHGCKVGKRTIIGMGSTILDHAEIGEECIIGANTLIPPGKKIPPRSLVVGSPGKVVRELNEKDFEIIQLSIDSYVEKGYDYREIFKDEEVK; encoded by the coding sequence ATGTTAGTGCCTTATAAAGGGGATAAACCCGAGTTGCATCCTACTGTTTTTGTTGCTCCTGGAGCGAAAGTGATTGGGAACGTTCAAGTAGGAGAAGAATCTACCATCTGGTTTAATACTGTACTGCGGGGAGATGAAGGACCGATTACGATAGGTAAAAGATGTAGCATCCAAGACAATTCGACAATCCATCTATATGAAGGTGCTCCAGTTGTTGTAGAAGATGAGGTTACGGTCGGACATAACGTTATCTTACATGGTTGTAAAGTCGGAAAACGCACGATTATTGGTATGGGATCTACAATTCTTGACCATGCAGAAATTGGTGAAGAGTGCATTATTGGTGCAAATACGCTAATACCACCCGGTAAGAAAATCCCTCCCCGTTCACTCGTTGTCGGTTCACCAGGAAAAGTAGTGCGGGAACTGAACGAGAAGGATTTCGAGATTATTCAACTATCGATAGATTCATACGTTGAAAAAGGATATGACTACCGAGAGATTTTTAAAGACGAAGAAGTTAAGTAA
- a CDS encoding EthD family reductase — translation MAKLIALYKHPENKEEFDNHYFNVHAPITAEIPGLREMKVTKFTGSPMGGEGKYYLMCEMYYDSLEDLQQGLRSPEGKASGKDLMSFARDLVTLMIGEDA, via the coding sequence ATGGCTAAATTAATCGCTCTGTATAAACACCCTGAAAACAAAGAGGAATTTGATAATCATTACTTCAATGTTCATGCTCCGATTACAGCGGAAATTCCAGGACTTCGTGAAATGAAAGTTACGAAATTCACAGGATCTCCGATGGGGGGAGAGGGTAAATACTACCTCATGTGTGAGATGTATTATGACAGCTTGGAAGACTTGCAGCAAGGGTTACGTTCACCTGAAGGGAAAGCATCCGGTAAAGACTTAATGAGCTTTGCACGTGATCTTGTGACATTAATGATAGGTGAGGACGCGTAA
- a CDS encoding enoyl-CoA hydratase-related protein produces MFETIRYEVADGIAWLYLNRPDKLNAFIAQMNREVKDAVKSASNDDEVRCIVITGEGRAFCSGQDLSEVDENMDHGQVLRDHYGPMVKQLRACEKPIIAAVNGVAAGAGFSLALACDFRLISERASFVNAFIHVGLIPDSGNLYYLTQLVGHAKATELAMLGEKVSAADAVEMGLANRLIPIDTWKEDVTAFAARLAALPTKALGLIKRSMKATTVLSFNDYLEQEAQGQRIAGLTKDHREGVNAFMQKRKPVYSGQ; encoded by the coding sequence GTGTTTGAGACGATACGCTATGAAGTTGCAGATGGAATTGCGTGGCTCTATTTAAATCGACCTGACAAATTAAATGCATTTATCGCACAGATGAACCGGGAAGTGAAAGACGCAGTCAAATCCGCTTCGAATGACGATGAAGTTCGTTGCATCGTCATAACGGGCGAAGGACGTGCATTTTGTTCCGGACAAGATTTATCGGAAGTCGATGAGAACATGGATCATGGTCAAGTGTTACGAGACCATTATGGACCGATGGTGAAGCAACTGAGAGCTTGTGAAAAACCGATTATTGCAGCTGTTAATGGAGTTGCTGCTGGAGCTGGATTTAGCCTTGCACTAGCATGTGATTTCAGACTGATTTCAGAACGCGCAAGTTTTGTAAACGCGTTCATCCATGTGGGACTTATTCCGGATTCCGGCAATCTCTATTATCTGACACAACTCGTAGGACATGCCAAAGCAACGGAACTAGCCATGTTAGGAGAAAAAGTATCAGCTGCTGACGCCGTGGAAATGGGACTTGCGAATCGACTGATCCCAATTGATACATGGAAAGAAGACGTTACCGCATTCGCAGCCAGACTTGCCGCTTTGCCAACAAAAGCACTAGGGCTGATCAAACGTTCAATGAAGGCAACAACCGTACTATCTTTTAATGATTATCTAGAACAAGAAGCTCAAGGACAGCGAATAGCGGGTCTAACAAAAGATCATCGCGAAGGTGTCAACGCATTCATGCAAAAAAGAAAACCTGTCTATTCGGGACAATAG
- the paaC gene encoding 1,2-phenylacetyl-CoA epoxidase subunit PaaC — MSNIDNGVTEAAENKEAITSLLFQLADDDFLYAYRGSEWLGLAPHIEEDVASSSISQDSMGHAAMYYKLLEELGVGNADDLAHLRPAHERKNSIVTERVNGEGYYMETPNYDWAYQVVRSYFYTQAKKVKVESLCKSSYRPVAEAAVKVKMELYYHRLHWETWFKQLLSSTDVAKKKMNNAITLVMNDFGDMFSFGNQRQAIEKYKLIDSEEKLKENWIASIEPVFAALRLDVPPIPENPANNGRNGEHTVDLDEALLTLSEVYKVDPVASW; from the coding sequence ATGAGCAATATCGACAACGGAGTGACCGAGGCTGCGGAAAACAAAGAAGCGATAACGAGTTTGTTATTTCAATTGGCGGATGATGATTTCTTGTATGCCTATCGAGGATCTGAATGGCTCGGACTCGCTCCCCACATTGAGGAAGACGTCGCTTCTTCATCAATTAGCCAAGACAGTATGGGCCATGCAGCTATGTACTACAAACTACTTGAAGAGTTAGGGGTGGGAAATGCAGATGACCTGGCTCATTTGCGTCCAGCACATGAGAGAAAAAACAGCATTGTAACAGAGCGGGTAAACGGTGAAGGCTACTATATGGAAACACCTAATTATGATTGGGCCTATCAAGTTGTCAGAAGTTATTTTTACACACAAGCCAAAAAGGTGAAAGTTGAATCTTTATGTAAAAGCTCGTATCGACCAGTTGCTGAAGCTGCAGTGAAAGTGAAAATGGAACTTTATTATCACAGACTACATTGGGAAACTTGGTTTAAGCAATTATTGAGTTCCACCGATGTGGCAAAAAAGAAAATGAATAATGCCATTACGCTCGTTATGAATGACTTTGGAGATATGTTCTCTTTTGGGAATCAAAGACAAGCAATTGAAAAATACAAACTAATAGACAGTGAGGAAAAATTGAAAGAAAACTGGATAGCTAGCATTGAACCAGTGTTTGCTGCACTTCGACTTGATGTACCGCCTATTCCGGAAAACCCTGCGAATAACGGGAGGAATGGAGAGCATACAGTAGATTTGGACGAAGCTCTGCTTACGCTGTCTGAAGTTTACAAAGTAGATCCGGTGGCTTCTTGGTAA
- a CDS encoding 3-hydroxyacyl-CoA dehydrogenase — protein sequence MIQHIVVVGSGVMGRGIAYVGALGGYSVTLVDINEAALQNAKNEIEVIVEKGLKYGKVTADAAEKALQKLTYENNLEKASRNADLIIEAVPELASIKKQVFEEIEQYASRDCYFATNTSTMSPTEIASFGKRPDKTIAMHFFNPVHKMPLVEIVRGLETSDETAEIIREVAVNMGKETVVINEFPGFVTSRISALVGNEAFYMLQEGLGTPEEIDKAIKLGLNYPMGPFELVDLVGLDTRLNNLNYLHEKLGEKYRPAPLLEQYVKAGRLGRKSGKGVYDYTSGKELVPK from the coding sequence ATGATTCAGCATATAGTTGTGGTTGGTTCAGGCGTGATGGGTAGAGGAATTGCCTATGTCGGTGCCCTCGGTGGGTACTCAGTTACACTAGTCGATATTAATGAAGCTGCACTTCAAAATGCAAAGAATGAAATTGAAGTTATTGTTGAAAAAGGGCTGAAGTATGGAAAAGTCACAGCGGACGCAGCTGAAAAGGCGCTCCAAAAATTAACCTATGAAAACAATCTGGAAAAAGCATCACGAAATGCAGATTTAATCATCGAAGCCGTGCCTGAACTGGCATCTATTAAAAAACAAGTGTTTGAAGAAATAGAACAATATGCTTCAAGAGACTGTTATTTTGCAACAAATACATCGACGATGAGTCCGACAGAAATCGCTTCTTTTGGCAAACGTCCAGATAAAACAATTGCTATGCACTTTTTCAATCCGGTACATAAAATGCCACTTGTTGAAATCGTCCGGGGGTTGGAAACAAGTGATGAGACGGCAGAAATCATTAGAGAAGTGGCCGTGAACATGGGGAAAGAAACTGTCGTTATTAATGAATTTCCGGGATTCGTTACAAGCCGAATTAGTGCACTTGTTGGCAATGAAGCTTTCTACATGCTGCAAGAAGGACTTGGAACGCCGGAAGAAATTGATAAAGCGATTAAGCTAGGGTTGAACTACCCCATGGGCCCGTTTGAGCTCGTCGATTTGGTGGGACTTGATACACGGCTGAATAACTTAAACTACTTACACGAAAAGCTAGGGGAGAAATATCGCCCTGCGCCTCTATTGGAGCAATATGTAAAAGCAGGCCGCCTTGGCCGGAAAAGCGGGAAAGGCGTTTACGACTATACCTCTGGAAAAGAGTTGGTTCCGAAATGA
- a CDS encoding acetyl-CoA C-acyltransferase — protein sequence MKEVVIVDAVRTPIGRYNGALKDVRPDDLGAVVIKALVERNPRLPVGEIEEVVLGNANQAGEDNRNVARMSGLLAGLPVEVAGTTINRLCGSGLDAVMYAARAIAVGDGDIYIAGGTESMTRAPLVMAKPDLAFPRGNMELQDTTIGWRFTNKKLKEMYGADTMPQTAENVAQRYQITRENQDVFANESQQRAKKAIAENRFAEEIVPVIYQDRKGNEIIVDQDEHPRPNTTLEKLGKLKPIFEGGTVTAGNASGVNDGASALLLMSAEKAKELNLTPLAKYVIGATAGLEPAVMGLGPVYASRKALERSGLTTNDIGLVELNEAFASQALACIHQLELDDKKVNVNGGAIAFGHPLGASGARILTTLLYEMKRQNVKYGLATMCIGVGQGIAAIIENITE from the coding sequence ATGAAAGAAGTCGTCATAGTGGATGCTGTCCGTACGCCAATCGGAAGATATAACGGTGCGTTAAAAGACGTCCGTCCAGATGATCTAGGCGCTGTCGTTATTAAAGCGCTCGTCGAACGGAATCCGAGGCTGCCGGTAGGGGAGATCGAAGAAGTAGTCTTAGGAAATGCGAATCAGGCTGGGGAAGATAACCGTAATGTAGCTCGAATGTCCGGTCTATTAGCGGGGCTTCCTGTCGAAGTGGCCGGCACGACGATTAACCGTCTATGCGGTTCAGGGCTTGACGCTGTTATGTACGCCGCCAGGGCGATCGCAGTTGGTGATGGCGATATTTACATTGCAGGCGGAACAGAAAGCATGACGCGTGCACCCCTTGTCATGGCAAAGCCTGATCTAGCATTTCCGCGCGGCAATATGGAATTACAAGATACAACAATCGGTTGGCGCTTTACAAATAAAAAGCTAAAAGAAATGTATGGTGCAGATACGATGCCACAGACGGCTGAAAACGTCGCACAACGGTATCAAATAACACGAGAAAATCAGGATGTATTTGCTAATGAAAGCCAGCAACGTGCGAAAAAAGCGATAGCAGAAAACCGTTTTGCTGAAGAAATTGTTCCGGTTATTTATCAAGACCGTAAAGGGAACGAAATCATTGTGGATCAGGATGAACATCCGCGACCGAATACAACGCTAGAAAAGCTTGGAAAACTGAAACCGATATTTGAAGGTGGCACCGTAACTGCAGGCAACGCCTCGGGTGTCAATGACGGTGCGTCCGCTTTACTTCTTATGAGTGCAGAGAAAGCGAAAGAACTGAACCTCACCCCCCTTGCGAAATATGTTATCGGGGCAACAGCTGGACTAGAACCAGCCGTCATGGGCCTTGGTCCAGTTTACGCCTCAAGAAAAGCACTTGAACGATCAGGGCTCACTACAAATGACATCGGACTTGTCGAATTAAATGAGGCTTTTGCGTCCCAAGCACTTGCATGTATACACCAGTTAGAATTAGACGATAAAAAAGTGAACGTCAACGGCGGAGCAATCGCTTTCGGCCACCCATTAGGAGCAAGCGGCGCCCGAATCCTAACAACACTTCTCTACGAAATGAAAAGACAGAACGTTAAATACGGACTAGCAACGATGTGTATTGGAGTAGGTCAAGGGATTGCGGCAATCATTGAGAATATAACTGAGTAA
- the paaX gene encoding phenylacetic acid degradation operon negative regulatory protein PaaX, producing the protein MIFTIYGDYIRHYGNKIWIGSLIRLMKEFGHNEQSVRVAVSRMMKQGWLDSEKKGNKSYYYLKPRGETRMEEAAVRIFKLMPHEWDGKWRMLMYTIPEEKRQIRDELRKELLWSGFGSFSNGCWITPNNLEKEVNLLIDKYDIQGHADLFLSEYRGPQADRELVEKSWPLQEIDGKYKEFISTYSNKYIIHQSLMSDGQMTDAECFVERTNLVHEYRKFLFVDPGLPRELLPEIWNGNHAAHLFEQHYKLLAQSASRFFEEVFQEDNDMRRKDKSYDADNHPLIIE; encoded by the coding sequence ATGATTTTTACAATATACGGAGATTATATCCGTCATTATGGCAATAAAATATGGATTGGCAGCCTGATAAGATTAATGAAGGAATTTGGGCATAATGAACAATCAGTTCGTGTTGCTGTTTCCCGAATGATGAAGCAAGGATGGCTTGATTCTGAGAAGAAGGGAAATAAAAGTTATTATTACCTGAAACCTCGTGGAGAAACTCGTATGGAAGAAGCGGCCGTCCGTATCTTCAAATTGATGCCGCACGAGTGGGATGGTAAATGGCGTATGCTTATGTATACGATTCCAGAAGAGAAGAGGCAGATCCGTGATGAACTTCGTAAAGAACTACTATGGAGTGGATTTGGCAGTTTTTCAAACGGGTGCTGGATTACACCGAATAATCTCGAAAAAGAAGTGAACCTGCTCATTGATAAATATGACATCCAAGGGCATGCCGATCTATTCCTGTCCGAATATAGAGGACCACAAGCAGACAGAGAACTTGTCGAAAAAAGTTGGCCGCTTCAAGAAATTGATGGGAAATATAAAGAATTCATTTCGACGTATAGTAATAAGTACATCATTCATCAAAGCCTGATGAGTGATGGGCAAATGACGGATGCCGAATGTTTCGTGGAAAGGACAAATCTAGTTCATGAATATCGTAAGTTCCTCTTTGTAGATCCTGGCCTACCGAGAGAGTTGCTGCCGGAAATATGGAACGGCAATCATGCAGCTCATTTGTTTGAACAACATTATAAGTTGCTGGCGCAATCGGCCAGCCGTTTTTTCGAAGAAGTCTTTCAAGAAGATAACGATATGAGGCGAAAAGATAAATCATATGATGCGGATAATCATCCGCTAATTATCGAATAA
- a CDS encoding NAD(P)H-dependent flavin oxidoreductase: MKYLCEKLQIDFPIIQGGMGNISNAQLAAAVSEAGGLGTIGCGTMTPEEVETIILETKQRTKKNIAVNIAVSVSPYTDKMIDLVIKHKIPIVSLSAGNTAPYIPKLHNHNVTVLAVVASVKHAQKAEAAGADVLVAEGFEAAGINSNLELTTFALIPQIVKHVDIPVLAAGGIGDGKGLAAALLLGASGVQIGTRLIATKEAPFHDKYKQNLVEASDTETLIIGRSVERLRRVLKTPYAIKLKEYDKAGMTLEQYGELTSEIQHVKGAIEGDMENGFLNSGQIAGLIEDIPTVKELLDSMMEEAGSQLKKTTKEFRRVMKR, from the coding sequence ATGAAATATCTATGTGAAAAGTTACAAATTGACTTCCCGATCATCCAAGGAGGTATGGGGAATATAAGCAATGCACAACTCGCTGCTGCTGTTTCTGAAGCAGGGGGACTTGGCACGATTGGATGCGGCACTATGACGCCAGAGGAAGTAGAAACAATAATCCTTGAAACGAAACAGCGGACGAAAAAGAACATTGCGGTTAATATAGCAGTTAGCGTGTCCCCTTATACGGACAAGATGATTGATCTCGTCATTAAACATAAAATTCCAATCGTATCCCTATCGGCAGGAAATACAGCTCCATATATACCTAAACTTCACAACCATAACGTAACCGTACTTGCAGTCGTAGCTTCAGTGAAGCATGCACAAAAAGCGGAAGCTGCCGGAGCGGATGTATTAGTCGCAGAAGGGTTTGAAGCAGCAGGCATTAACTCCAACTTGGAGCTGACAACATTCGCGTTAATTCCACAAATCGTGAAGCATGTAGATATCCCAGTTCTTGCTGCAGGAGGAATCGGTGACGGTAAAGGATTGGCGGCTGCCCTTTTGTTAGGAGCGAGTGGTGTGCAAATAGGTACTCGTTTAATTGCAACGAAGGAAGCGCCGTTTCATGACAAGTACAAGCAAAATCTTGTGGAAGCAAGTGATACGGAAACGTTAATTATCGGACGAAGCGTTGAACGGCTGAGAAGAGTTCTAAAGACACCTTATGCAATAAAACTTAAAGAATACGATAAAGCGGGTATGACACTGGAACAATACGGAGAACTAACGTCAGAAATCCAGCATGTAAAAGGTGCGATTGAAGGTGATATGGAAAACGGATTCCTGAATAGCGGCCAGATTGCAGGGCTAATAGAAGACATTCCAACTGTG
- a CDS encoding enoyl-CoA hydratase/isomerase family protein: protein MDRFDFIETSMEENGVAVICLNRPRQLNSLNRKMVREIVVAMEEYDRDENVRVIVLTGQGRAFSAGADIDEMRNDDPISLESLNQFADWDRLALIKKPIVGAVKGFAFGGGFELALCCDLIISASGTEFSFPEVFLGVMPGAGGTQRLTKLVGRTKAIEWLWTGERISAETALMHGIINKIVAPEMLMEETMKFANRLAKQPPLSLRLIKDSVNKAVDYPLYEGMQYERKNFYLLFASQDQKEGMNAFVEKRKPDYQGK, encoded by the coding sequence ATGGATCGATTCGACTTCATTGAAACTTCCATGGAGGAAAACGGCGTAGCAGTCATCTGTTTAAATCGTCCTCGTCAGTTAAACTCATTGAATCGAAAAATGGTTAGAGAAATTGTTGTAGCAATGGAAGAATATGATCGAGATGAGAACGTTCGTGTCATTGTGCTTACAGGCCAGGGTCGAGCTTTTTCGGCGGGAGCGGATATTGATGAAATGAGGAATGATGACCCAATCAGCCTTGAGTCGTTAAATCAATTTGCTGATTGGGACCGTTTAGCTCTCATTAAAAAACCAATTGTCGGTGCAGTAAAAGGGTTTGCCTTCGGAGGAGGATTCGAGCTTGCCCTTTGTTGTGACCTAATAATCTCAGCTAGCGGAACAGAGTTTTCATTTCCTGAAGTCTTTCTTGGCGTCATGCCAGGTGCAGGAGGAACGCAGCGGTTGACGAAGCTTGTAGGTAGAACGAAAGCGATTGAATGGCTATGGACAGGAGAGCGTATTTCTGCGGAAACGGCTCTTATGCACGGAATCATTAACAAAATCGTTGCTCCTGAAATGCTAATGGAGGAAACGATGAAGTTTGCAAATCGGCTCGCTAAACAACCGCCGCTATCGCTGCGCCTAATTAAAGATTCGGTCAATAAAGCAGTGGATTATCCATTATATGAAGGAATGCAATATGAACGGAAAAATTTCTATCTACTATTCGCTTCACAGGATCAAAAAGAAGGTATGAATGCTTTTGTGGAAAAAAGAAAACCGGATTATCAGGGGAAGTAA
- the paaD gene encoding 1,2-phenylacetyl-CoA epoxidase subunit PaaD: MAISESVSIDRVYKILMNVKDPEIDSVSIIDLGMVEEVTHSGNSVKVVLLPTFLGCPALEIIKKNTIDAIKQLPEVGDVEVEFVFHPPWTSDRITEEGHANLRAFGIAPPPRHFEEDGSWHVDCAYCGSTYVTMENIFGPTACRSILYCKSCKNVFEAMKPVSTLL; this comes from the coding sequence ATGGCTATTTCTGAAAGCGTTTCCATTGATCGCGTCTATAAAATACTGATGAACGTGAAGGACCCTGAAATTGATTCGGTTAGCATTATTGACCTTGGCATGGTTGAAGAAGTCACGCACTCGGGGAATAGTGTAAAAGTAGTTTTACTTCCGACTTTCTTAGGATGCCCGGCATTAGAGATTATCAAAAAGAATACGATTGATGCAATCAAACAACTGCCCGAAGTGGGAGATGTCGAAGTGGAATTCGTCTTTCATCCGCCGTGGACGTCAGATCGTATTACAGAAGAAGGACACGCGAATCTGCGTGCGTTTGGAATAGCCCCACCTCCCCGACATTTTGAAGAAGATGGCTCCTGGCATGTGGATTGCGCCTATTGCGGATCCACATATGTGACGATGGAAAACATCTTCGGGCCGACTGCTTGCAGAAGTATTTTGTATTGTAAGAGCTGTAAAAATGTATTTGAGGCAATGAAACCAGTTTCGACACTACTATAA
- a CDS encoding aldehyde dehydrogenase family protein, with amino-acid sequence MTTIQEGTIERESMKRDYYKLFINGEQVDGSSGERTNIYNPATGELLAEVAKATKEDAEKAVRAARDSFDNGKWKITPAGRRARVLNKIAAIMGERFNELVELEILNTGKSLAAAKGQIAQAIEDFEFYAGAIVAHGGSVNNVPGQFHNYTEKEPLGVCAQIIPWNYPLMMAAWKIAPAIAAGCSVVIKPASLTPLTAIILGEICHEAGVPAGVINILPGSGSEIGNYLVEHELVNKVAFTGSTSIGKDIMARAAGTVKRVTLELGGKSPSLVFEDADIDAAVDGSLYGAFNNTGQSCDARSRIYIHENVYDEFVEKFIAKTEKLAIGDPFSKATHMGAVIDQTQLDTVKSYVQSAIDEGAEILTGGKELKPEGYENGFWYAPTIIGNVTQDMKVVREEIFGPVVVVSKFKNEKEAIALANDSDYGLASSIWSTNTATTTRVANQIQAGIVMINTPFSAFPGTPFGGFKQSGFGRELSAGSLDLYTETKSIMSYFGSRPVNPFGL; translated from the coding sequence ATGACGACAATTCAAGAAGGAACAATCGAGCGAGAATCAATGAAGCGTGACTACTACAAACTGTTCATTAACGGTGAACAAGTCGATGGCAGCAGCGGAGAGCGCACAAATATTTATAATCCCGCGACAGGTGAACTACTGGCTGAAGTAGCTAAAGCGACGAAAGAAGACGCTGAAAAAGCTGTTCGGGCAGCGAGAGATTCATTCGACAATGGGAAGTGGAAAATAACTCCCGCAGGACGTCGTGCACGTGTACTGAACAAAATTGCAGCCATTATGGGCGAACGCTTTAATGAACTTGTGGAATTGGAAATTTTGAATACTGGAAAATCACTTGCAGCTGCGAAAGGACAGATTGCTCAAGCAATTGAAGACTTTGAGTTTTACGCAGGTGCTATCGTAGCACACGGTGGATCTGTAAATAACGTACCTGGACAATTCCACAACTATACAGAAAAAGAACCGCTTGGTGTATGTGCGCAAATTATTCCGTGGAACTATCCACTGATGATGGCTGCTTGGAAAATTGCTCCGGCTATTGCTGCAGGGTGCTCGGTCGTTATTAAGCCGGCGTCACTCACGCCACTGACGGCGATTATTCTAGGGGAAATCTGTCATGAAGCGGGCGTACCGGCAGGCGTGATAAACATTCTACCTGGATCTGGATCCGAGATTGGCAACTACTTGGTAGAACATGAACTAGTGAATAAAGTTGCTTTCACAGGATCTACGTCCATTGGTAAAGACATTATGGCAAGAGCAGCAGGAACAGTAAAACGCGTAACACTAGAACTTGGCGGGAAATCTCCAAGCCTAGTTTTTGAGGATGCAGATATTGATGCAGCCGTCGATGGCTCACTCTACGGTGCATTCAATAATACGGGCCAATCTTGTGATGCACGTTCACGAATCTATATCCATGAAAATGTATACGATGAGTTCGTTGAAAAGTTTATTGCGAAAACTGAAAAACTAGCAATTGGAGATCCATTCAGTAAGGCAACGCATATGGGCGCAGTTATCGATCAAACTCAGTTAGACACTGTGAAAAGCTATGTTCAATCTGCAATCGACGAGGGCGCTGAGATTCTAACGGGCGGTAAAGAATTGAAACCGGAAGGCTATGAAAACGGCTTTTGGTATGCGCCAACTATTATCGGTAACGTCACACAAGACATGAAAGTTGTGCGTGAAGAAATCTTTGGACCGGTTGTCGTCGTATCGAAATTCAAAAACGAAAAAGAAGCAATTGCCTTAGCGAATGACTCGGATTATGGGTTAGCCTCTTCAATCTGGTCAACAAATACGGCAACGACAACGCGAGTTGCGAACCAAATTCAAGCGGGAATTGTAATGATCAACACACCGTTCTCCGCATTTCCAGGCACGCCATTCGGGGGCTTCAAACAATCCGGATTCGGCCGTGAGCTGTCAGCCGGATCACTTGATCTTTACACTGAAACGAAAAGCATCATGTCCTACTTCGGCAGCCGCCCAGTCAACCCATTCGGGTTATAA